A genome region from Chlorobaculum tepidum TLS includes the following:
- a CDS encoding FAD-dependent oxidoreductase, which translates to MQRREFFQHFLKRAGIGAGALGAATAGLVGYYQPRKEVFDTSGKNNDELAEKLTTPKKAVVIGGGLAGISSALELARRNFEVTLVEASPSLGGKLTGWSIEALGEQFPVEHGFHGFFDQYYNLNEMFASAGIGSDMFTASPGYPVIFSDRQVEVFGQTPKWFPFNILSVVQQSKRLDIMSFLKDYPGLWPVISMFRYQYDRTFRDWDSIDFMTYCRRGEVLPAFIDTVLHPFSDATMNRMEVLSAAEAMRYFHFYFMGSPEGLAFRIITKDCMSALIEPLERKMTSLGVRVLKGRKAQNLVMQDGRVTAVRLDGAGAANGEVASIPKREVPVTGWLQHMSDAGIPVLVARRGASWVALDGRCTHMGCPVAPEVSTGGFHCPCHDGRFNAEGLPVSGPPKAPLPRLDVREAGEMLVIGQASSSSSPVVVTAEELPCDYCVVASGVRGTRELIALTRPGNSGFAGQVAALGEADPYVVWRVWLDRPLPSADFPFYTVSGYTYTDSITFYSSFQQPFIDWAKRTGGCVVELHAYAVAPQDVRPEPEIRATMLQELHAMFPESKNATIRHEIFMMQSNFTRWAPGDHAKRPGVETPYANLFLAGDWVSTKAPVFLMEAAVFTGRMAANAISAKESLRQKPLPIVPMNGIFA; encoded by the coding sequence ATGCAGCGACGCGAGTTTTTCCAGCATTTCCTCAAACGCGCCGGTATCGGGGCGGGCGCTCTCGGTGCCGCAACCGCCGGTCTTGTCGGCTATTACCAACCGCGCAAGGAGGTCTTCGACACCTCCGGCAAGAACAACGACGAGCTGGCAGAAAAGCTGACGACGCCTAAAAAAGCGGTGGTGATTGGCGGCGGGCTGGCGGGCATCAGCTCGGCGCTGGAACTTGCGCGTCGGAACTTCGAGGTGACGCTGGTCGAGGCCTCGCCGTCGCTGGGCGGCAAGCTGACTGGCTGGTCCATCGAGGCGCTCGGCGAGCAGTTCCCGGTGGAGCATGGCTTTCACGGCTTTTTCGACCAGTACTATAACCTGAACGAAATGTTCGCCTCGGCGGGCATCGGCAGCGACATGTTCACCGCCTCGCCCGGCTATCCGGTCATCTTCAGCGACCGGCAGGTCGAGGTGTTCGGCCAGACGCCGAAGTGGTTTCCGTTCAACATTCTCTCGGTGGTGCAGCAGTCGAAACGGCTCGACATCATGTCGTTCCTGAAGGATTATCCCGGACTGTGGCCGGTCATCAGCATGTTCCGCTACCAGTACGACCGCACCTTCCGCGACTGGGACAGCATTGATTTCATGACCTACTGCCGGCGTGGCGAGGTGCTTCCGGCCTTCATCGACACCGTGCTGCATCCTTTCTCGGACGCCACGATGAACCGCATGGAGGTGCTCTCAGCCGCCGAGGCGATGCGTTACTTCCATTTCTACTTCATGGGCAGTCCGGAGGGGCTGGCTTTCCGGATCATCACGAAGGATTGCATGAGCGCCCTCATCGAGCCGCTGGAGCGCAAGATGACGTCGCTGGGCGTGCGGGTGCTGAAAGGGCGCAAGGCACAGAACCTCGTGATGCAGGATGGGCGCGTCACGGCGGTGCGGCTCGACGGCGCGGGAGCTGCGAATGGCGAGGTGGCGTCGATTCCGAAGCGCGAGGTGCCAGTGACCGGATGGCTGCAACACATGTCCGACGCGGGGATTCCCGTGCTGGTGGCGCGGCGAGGTGCGTCGTGGGTGGCCCTCGACGGGCGCTGCACTCACATGGGTTGCCCGGTGGCTCCCGAAGTGTCAACAGGAGGCTTTCATTGCCCCTGCCACGATGGCCGCTTCAACGCAGAAGGGCTTCCGGTGAGTGGCCCGCCGAAAGCGCCGCTGCCCCGGCTCGATGTGCGGGAAGCGGGGGAGATGCTCGTCATCGGGCAGGCGTCGTCAAGCTCGTCGCCGGTGGTTGTCACCGCTGAGGAGCTGCCGTGCGATTACTGCGTGGTGGCTTCGGGCGTGCGCGGTACCCGCGAGCTGATCGCCTTGACCCGGCCTGGCAACAGTGGCTTCGCCGGTCAGGTGGCCGCGCTTGGTGAGGCCGATCCCTACGTCGTCTGGCGCGTTTGGCTCGACCGCCCGTTACCATCCGCCGACTTTCCGTTCTACACCGTCTCGGGCTACACCTACACCGACTCGATCACCTTTTATTCGAGCTTTCAGCAGCCCTTCATCGACTGGGCCAAGCGCACCGGTGGCTGCGTCGTCGAGCTGCACGCCTACGCCGTCGCGCCGCAAGACGTGCGCCCCGAGCCGGAGATCCGCGCCACGATGTTGCAAGAGCTGCACGCCATGTTCCCGGAATCGAAAAACGCCACGATCCGGCACGAAATTTTCATGATGCAATCAAACTTCACCCGCTGGGCACCCGGCGACCATGCCAAACGCCCCGGCGTCGAAACACCCTATGCCAACCTCTTTCTGGCGGGCGACTGGGTAAGCACCAAAGCCCCGGTTTTCCTGATGGAAGCCGCCGTCTTCACGGGCCGTATGGCCGCCAACGCCATTTCTGCAAAAGAGTCGCTGAGGCAGAAGCCGTTGCCGATTGTGCCGATGAACGGGATTTTTGCTTAA
- a CDS encoding serine hydrolase domain-containing protein, protein MRLLRKLTAALACAVILLMAAAFPANAGAADFRKLDTLLNGAVHDSVFPGASLAVIYRGKTVYHKAFGRLTYDPQSAPADTTTIYDAASLTKAVVTTSIAMQLVERDSLDLHAPVARYLPGFACNGKERITIEQLMRHTSGLRPHVFYAKTCRTPSDVFRAIEQDSLTYRPGSETKYSDLNFILLGRIIEKLTGQSLPANFHARFAAPLGMRSTLFNPPAGLRTRIAPTAPDTTWTLPTPRPLVNDQNAALLGGAAGHAGLFTTTGDLIKMVRMLMNGGEYHGHRYIQAKTVRMFLRKTDAPRALGWDIITPGKSSAGTRFSANSWGHLGFTGTSIWVDPEKDLAVILLSNRVWPTEENKKIRTFRPLLHDTVVECVEEK, encoded by the coding sequence ATGCGCCTGCTCCGGAAACTCACCGCCGCCCTCGCTTGTGCGGTCATTCTGCTGATGGCCGCCGCATTTCCGGCAAACGCAGGTGCGGCGGATTTCAGAAAGCTCGATACGCTCCTGAACGGTGCGGTGCACGATAGCGTCTTCCCCGGTGCGAGCCTTGCGGTGATCTACCGGGGCAAGACGGTATATCACAAAGCGTTCGGGCGGCTCACCTATGACCCGCAAAGCGCTCCGGCGGACACCACGACAATCTACGACGCTGCTTCGCTCACCAAGGCGGTCGTCACCACCAGCATCGCCATGCAGCTCGTCGAGCGCGACTCGCTCGACCTGCACGCGCCTGTCGCACGCTACCTGCCCGGCTTCGCCTGCAACGGCAAGGAGCGCATCACCATCGAGCAGCTCATGCGCCACACCTCCGGCCTCCGCCCACACGTTTTCTACGCCAAAACCTGCCGCACGCCCAGCGACGTTTTCCGCGCCATCGAGCAGGACTCGCTCACCTATCGACCGGGAAGCGAGACGAAGTACAGCGACCTGAACTTCATCTTGCTCGGAAGAATCATCGAAAAGCTGACTGGCCAGAGCCTTCCGGCAAACTTCCACGCCCGCTTCGCCGCGCCGCTCGGCATGAGATCGACGCTGTTCAACCCGCCCGCCGGGTTACGGACGCGAATCGCCCCGACCGCCCCCGACACCACCTGGACACTCCCGACGCCGCGCCCGCTCGTCAACGACCAGAACGCCGCCCTTCTCGGCGGAGCCGCCGGCCACGCGGGCCTTTTCACGACGACAGGTGATCTGATAAAGATGGTGCGGATGCTGATGAACGGCGGCGAATACCACGGCCACCGCTACATCCAGGCAAAAACGGTCAGGATGTTTCTCAGGAAAACCGATGCCCCGCGAGCGCTCGGCTGGGACATCATCACCCCCGGAAAATCATCCGCAGGCACCCGCTTCTCCGCCAACTCCTGGGGCCACCTCGGCTTCACCGGCACCAGCATCTGGGTCGATCCGGAAAAAGATTTAGCGGTGATTTTATTGAGCAACAGAGTCTGGCCGACCGAGGAAAACAAGAAGATTCGCACATTCCGACCACTGTTGCATGATACGGTAGTGGAGTGTGTTGAGGAAAAATGA
- a CDS encoding MlaD family protein produces MRNLKELKWSDLKTGIFFLLGLGFAAYLGLVIGKNTSIFTGVTTIKVMTRDVNGLAENNFVSVAGKKIGTVSKLDFSTQNDSLFVVAELKLQNEYANLVTKDSKASIRSLGVLGDKYVDIKAGTGKPVKEGDFIQLVPEDGLSALTDNAKSTIEKLNTLLDKLNNGDGPAGRLISDKQMGEDLQKTVMNLRKSSDELTRVSAELHNGKGLLPKLINDKSLADNTEQTIVNLKNAAAETETLMKQLNEGKGTLGKLNSDPALYNNLSKTLISLDTLLIDLKKRPNRYVRFTLF; encoded by the coding sequence ATGAGAAATCTGAAAGAACTGAAATGGAGCGACCTGAAAACCGGCATTTTTTTCCTGCTTGGACTCGGGTTTGCGGCCTATCTCGGCCTGGTAATTGGTAAAAACACCAGCATTTTCACCGGCGTAACCACCATCAAGGTCATGACCCGGGATGTCAACGGTCTCGCGGAAAACAACTTCGTGTCGGTCGCCGGCAAAAAAATCGGCACGGTCTCGAAACTCGACTTCAGCACTCAGAACGACTCGCTGTTCGTGGTAGCTGAACTGAAGTTGCAGAACGAGTATGCAAACCTCGTCACCAAAGACTCGAAGGCCTCAATTCGCTCTCTCGGCGTGCTGGGCGACAAATATGTAGACATCAAGGCGGGAACCGGAAAGCCGGTCAAGGAGGGTGATTTCATCCAGCTCGTGCCCGAAGACGGACTTTCCGCATTGACCGACAATGCCAAGAGCACCATCGAAAAGCTCAACACGCTGCTCGACAAGCTCAACAACGGCGACGGCCCTGCCGGACGGCTCATTTCGGACAAGCAGATGGGCGAAGACCTGCAGAAAACCGTGATGAACCTGCGCAAAAGTTCAGACGAGCTGACCAGAGTCAGTGCGGAACTTCACAACGGCAAAGGGCTGCTGCCGAAGCTGATCAACGACAAGTCGCTGGCCGACAACACCGAGCAGACCATTGTGAACCTGAAAAACGCCGCCGCCGAAACCGAGACACTGATGAAGCAGCTCAACGAAGGGAAGGGCACGCTCGGCAAGCTCAACAGCGATCCGGCGCTTTACAACAACCTGAGCAAGACGCTGATCTCGCTCGACACCCTGCTTATCGATCTGAAAAAGAGGCCAAACCGGTACGTGCGCTTCACGCTCTTCTGA
- a CDS encoding ABC transporter ATP-binding protein yields the protein MIELRNVTLRYGEKVILDKVSLTVQDNTIKAILGPSGVGKSTIIKLMLGLIKPNSGQVFVDGVDITPLKEADLYPIRRKMGIVFQGNALFDSMTISQNMSFFLRENLQLPDDEIDRRVAEQIRFAGLEGYEDQLPESLSGGMQKRVAIGRALIFNPKMILFDEPTAGLDPVSSHKILNLIASLKKSNDLGAVFVTHIIDDVFAIADEVAVLYQSKIIFDGPTGQLHDSQHPFIKSILSDKILEL from the coding sequence ATGATTGAACTCCGGAACGTCACACTCAGATATGGCGAAAAGGTGATTCTCGACAAGGTTTCGCTGACCGTGCAGGACAACACCATCAAGGCGATACTCGGCCCTAGCGGCGTCGGCAAGAGCACGATCATCAAGCTCATGCTCGGACTCATCAAGCCCAACAGCGGGCAGGTATTCGTCGATGGGGTGGACATCACGCCACTCAAGGAGGCCGACCTCTACCCGATCCGTCGCAAAATGGGCATCGTCTTCCAGGGCAACGCACTCTTCGACTCAATGACCATCAGCCAAAACATGAGTTTTTTCCTGCGGGAGAATCTGCAGCTTCCGGATGACGAGATCGACCGCCGGGTGGCCGAGCAGATCCGTTTCGCGGGCCTCGAAGGCTACGAAGATCAACTCCCTGAAAGCCTCAGCGGCGGCATGCAAAAGCGCGTGGCCATCGGGCGGGCGCTGATCTTCAATCCGAAGATGATCCTCTTCGACGAACCAACCGCCGGTCTCGACCCGGTCAGTTCGCACAAGATTCTGAACCTGATCGCCTCGCTCAAAAAGAGCAACGACCTCGGCGCGGTGTTCGTGACGCACATCATCGACGACGTGTTCGCCATCGCCGACGAAGTGGCCGTACTGTACCAGAGCAAAATCATCTTTGACGGCCCGACCGGACAGCTGCACGATTCGCAGCATCCATTCATCAAGTCGATCCTGTCGGATAAAATCCTCGAACTTTAA
- a CDS encoding MlaE family ABC transporter permease: MAATLIGNYVESKMLRFKELVLTMQEFFYFALRAFATLPKAKRYWRDVLDQAFICGVESIPIVLVSSISIGALMSMEVGNLLEEFGAKTMLGRSTSNAVLRELGPLLMGLMLSARYGARNGAELGAMQISEQIDALRAFGTDPIAKLVMPRLLAALIMFVPLIALSDFAGLQTGALVAQYYHKLDPGIFWNSIYPRLLPMDFVVSFLKAPVFAIIITLVSSFNGFSARGGTAGVGRSTIKGIVASSGLVLVANFYVSKLVFDIMH; this comes from the coding sequence ATGGCAGCGACGCTCATTGGTAACTACGTAGAAAGCAAGATGCTCCGCTTCAAGGAGCTTGTGCTGACCATGCAGGAATTTTTCTATTTCGCGCTCCGGGCCTTCGCCACCCTGCCCAAGGCGAAGCGTTACTGGCGGGACGTGCTCGACCAGGCGTTCATCTGTGGCGTCGAGTCGATCCCGATCGTGCTGGTCAGCTCGATCTCCATCGGGGCCTTAATGTCGATGGAAGTTGGCAACCTGCTCGAAGAATTTGGTGCGAAAACGATGCTTGGTCGCTCCACCTCGAACGCTGTGCTCCGCGAGCTCGGTCCCCTGCTAATGGGCCTCATGCTCTCGGCCCGCTACGGCGCGCGCAACGGCGCGGAGCTGGGCGCGATGCAGATTTCCGAGCAGATCGACGCCCTGCGCGCCTTCGGCACCGACCCGATCGCCAAACTCGTCATGCCGAGGCTGCTGGCCGCCCTCATCATGTTCGTGCCACTCATCGCCCTCTCCGACTTCGCCGGATTGCAAACCGGTGCCCTCGTCGCCCAGTACTACCACAAACTCGACCCCGGCATCTTCTGGAACTCGATCTACCCGCGCCTCTTGCCGATGGACTTCGTCGTCAGCTTCCTCAAGGCGCCGGTCTTCGCCATCATCATCACACTGGTCAGCAGTTTCAACGGCTTCTCGGCACGGGGCGGCACGGCGGGCGTAGGCCGATCGACCATCAAGGGTATTGTTGCTTCGTCGGGTCTGGTGCTGGTAGCCAATTTCTACGTCTCGAAACTCGTGTTCGACATCATGCACTGA
- a CDS encoding PHP domain-containing protein, with product MPYSSSGVGHNGFDKADLHIHTKCSDGLFTPEEIVHKAIHVGLKAISITDHDTVTGIDQAKPLALELGLELIPGVEMSSAYKGYDIHILGYFFDYQQSELKGYLDHCRLLRTERAERMVQKLAKMGVKIEIEQIIMKAQNGSVGRPHIAAVLQDEGFVKSFSEAFSKYLGSHSPAYVKSIETHPEEVIRLINEAGGLSFLAHPAQNVPDEILRQLISFGLDGLEIIHPSHDTYRQNYYREIANEYFLLFSGGSDYHGPKDHEDNFGQVWIPYEWVTKMKSRLAPAVKE from the coding sequence ATGCCATACAGCTCGTCAGGTGTAGGGCATAATGGCTTTGATAAAGCAGATTTACACATACACACCAAATGTTCGGACGGTCTGTTCACGCCAGAAGAGATCGTGCACAAGGCGATTCATGTCGGGCTGAAAGCCATCAGCATCACCGATCATGATACCGTCACGGGTATAGACCAAGCAAAGCCATTAGCACTCGAATTGGGTCTGGAGCTTATCCCCGGTGTAGAGATGAGCTCGGCCTATAAAGGGTATGACATCCATATCCTCGGTTATTTTTTTGACTATCAGCAATCGGAGCTGAAAGGGTATCTGGATCACTGCCGCCTTCTCCGCACAGAACGGGCTGAACGCATGGTACAGAAACTGGCGAAGATGGGCGTCAAGATCGAGATCGAACAGATCATCATGAAGGCCCAGAACGGCAGCGTGGGACGTCCGCACATCGCGGCGGTGCTTCAGGACGAAGGCTTTGTCAAAAGTTTCAGCGAAGCGTTCAGCAAGTACCTCGGCTCGCACAGCCCGGCTTACGTCAAAAGCATTGAAACGCATCCGGAAGAGGTCATCCGCCTCATTAACGAAGCGGGCGGCCTGTCGTTCCTCGCCCATCCGGCGCAGAACGTGCCCGATGAAATCCTCCGGCAGCTCATCTCTTTCGGACTGGATGGCCTCGAAATCATCCATCCTTCGCATGACACGTACCGCCAGAACTACTACCGCGAAATCGCCAACGAGTACTTCCTGCTCTTTTCGGGCGGCTCGGATTACCACGGTCCGAAGGATCACGAAGACAACTTCGGACAGGTCTGGATACCCTACGAATGGGTAACCAAAATGAAAAGCCGGCTTGCCCCGGCAGTCAAAGAGTGA
- a CDS encoding undecaprenyl-diphosphate phosphatase, translating to MNLFQAIILGIIQGLTEFLPISSSAHLRIVPALMGWGDPGAAFTAIIQIGTLAAVLIYFAKDIVSISGAVISGLVKGKPLGTDEARTGWMIAVGTIPIVVFGLTFKHEIETVLRSLYIVSASMIGLALVLVVAEKHTANRARDGRRGKSINELSWTDAIIIGLAQAMALIPGSSRSGVTITGGLFRNLDRETAARFSFLLSLPSVFAAGMLELYQTRQEIMSSTHNMLNLAVATIAAFIFGYLSIAFLLNYLKRHTTGIFIAYRLILGIGLIVMIGTGHLLP from the coding sequence ATGAACCTCTTCCAGGCCATCATCCTCGGCATCATTCAGGGTCTCACCGAATTTCTGCCAATCAGCAGCTCTGCGCACTTGCGCATCGTCCCGGCTCTCATGGGATGGGGCGATCCGGGCGCGGCCTTCACGGCGATCATCCAGATCGGCACGCTCGCGGCGGTGCTGATCTACTTCGCAAAGGACATTGTTTCGATCTCGGGCGCAGTGATCTCGGGTCTCGTCAAGGGCAAGCCGCTCGGAACGGACGAGGCGCGGACGGGCTGGATGATCGCGGTCGGCACAATACCGATCGTCGTGTTCGGACTCACCTTCAAGCACGAGATCGAAACCGTTCTGCGCTCGCTCTACATCGTCTCCGCTTCGATGATCGGATTGGCACTTGTGCTCGTCGTAGCCGAAAAGCACACCGCAAATCGCGCTCGAGACGGGCGCAGAGGCAAATCGATCAATGAACTCAGCTGGACGGACGCCATCATCATCGGACTTGCCCAGGCAATGGCGCTCATTCCCGGCTCTTCGCGCTCCGGCGTCACCATCACCGGCGGCCTGTTCCGCAACCTCGACCGCGAAACCGCCGCCCGTTTTTCGTTCCTGCTCTCGCTGCCATCGGTCTTCGCCGCCGGAATGCTCGAACTCTACCAGACCCGGCAGGAGATCATGTCATCGACGCACAACATGCTCAACCTCGCCGTCGCCACCATCGCCGCTTTCATCTTCGGCTACCTCTCCATCGCCTTTCTGCTCAACTACCTCAAGCGCCACACCACCGGTATCTTCATCGCCTACCGCCTGATCCTGGGCATCGGCCTCATCGTCATGATCGGCACTGGCCACCTGCTGCCGTGA
- the rdgB gene encoding RdgB/HAM1 family non-canonical purine NTP pyrophosphatase: MEPKHPEITIVLATGNKDKVRELKPVLEALASGIHVRSLHDLGLDIDVEETEPTLEGNARLKADAIFELVAPRLDWFIALADDTGLEVDALGGAPGVYSARYAPVPEGVARTYEDNVRHLLSEMRGKSKRTARFRTVIAMKGRLPAANGSAVEIEETTDGHIDGLITTEPKGNGGFGYDPVFAPEGMDRTFAQLGIDEKNAISHRGRAVVAAAKRIGEYLSQCGIQ; encoded by the coding sequence ATGGAACCGAAACATCCCGAAATCACCATCGTTCTCGCCACCGGCAACAAGGACAAGGTTCGCGAGCTGAAGCCGGTACTCGAAGCTCTCGCCTCCGGCATCCACGTCCGCTCGCTCCATGACCTCGGCCTCGACATCGACGTCGAGGAGACCGAACCAACCCTCGAAGGCAACGCGCGGCTCAAGGCCGATGCGATTTTCGAGCTGGTCGCGCCGCGCCTCGACTGGTTCATCGCGCTCGCCGACGACACCGGCCTCGAAGTTGATGCGCTCGGCGGCGCGCCCGGCGTCTACTCTGCCCGCTACGCGCCCGTGCCGGAAGGCGTCGCCCGCACCTACGAAGACAACGTCCGTCACCTGCTTTCAGAGATGCGCGGCAAGAGCAAGCGCACCGCCCGTTTCCGGACAGTCATCGCCATGAAGGGCCGCCTGCCTGCGGCGAATGGCTCCGCGGTGGAGATCGAGGAAACCACGGACGGGCACATCGACGGCCTCATCACCACGGAGCCGAAGGGCAACGGCGGTTTCGGCTACGATCCGGTCTTCGCACCGGAAGGAATGGATCGAACTTTCGCCCAGCTCGGTATCGACGAAAAAAACGCCATCAGCCACCGTGGCCGCGCCGTCGTGGCGGCGGCAAAGCGCATCGGCGAGTACCTTTCACAATGCGGAATCCAGTAA
- a CDS encoding pyridoxine 5'-phosphate synthase — protein sequence MRLAVNIDHIATLRNARNEGHPDPVEAALLAEKHGAAGIVCHLREDRRHIKDDDLARLREEITTKLDLEMAMTDEMQKIALSVRPDLVTLVPEKREELTTEGGFAIQKHFTRLTEFVKPLRDKEIGVSVFIEPEEEAIELAAEAGANIVEFHTGTYSLCTSDKQTAYELERIRNSARIAREMGLTVVAGHGLSVLNIAPFKELHDIEEVSIGHAIISRAVFIGLPAAIQEILDLIRR from the coding sequence ATGAGACTTGCCGTCAATATTGACCATATTGCCACCCTGCGCAACGCTCGCAACGAAGGGCATCCCGATCCCGTCGAAGCCGCTCTGCTCGCCGAAAAGCACGGCGCGGCAGGTATCGTCTGCCACCTGCGCGAAGACCGCCGCCACATCAAGGACGACGACCTCGCACGGCTGCGAGAGGAGATCACCACCAAGCTCGACCTCGAAATGGCCATGACCGACGAGATGCAGAAAATCGCGCTCTCGGTCAGGCCCGACCTGGTGACGCTTGTGCCCGAAAAGCGCGAGGAGCTGACCACCGAGGGTGGATTCGCCATCCAGAAGCACTTCACCCGCCTCACGGAATTCGTCAAACCGTTGCGGGACAAGGAGATAGGCGTCAGCGTCTTCATCGAGCCGGAAGAGGAGGCCATCGAACTCGCTGCCGAAGCCGGGGCGAACATCGTCGAATTCCACACCGGTACCTACTCGCTCTGCACCAGCGACAAACAGACGGCCTACGAGCTGGAACGCATCCGCAATTCGGCGCGCATCGCCCGCGAAATGGGGCTGACCGTGGTTGCCGGGCACGGCCTGAGCGTACTGAACATCGCTCCGTTCAAGGAGCTGCACGACATCGAGGAGGTGAGCATCGGCCACGCCATCATCTCACGCGCCGTGTTCATCGGCCTTCCGGCAGCCATCCAGGAAATCCTCGATCTCATCCGCCGGTAA
- a CDS encoding AbrB/MazE/SpoVT family DNA-binding domain-containing protein: MVKQLTKHGNSMAMVIDKPILELIGADADTPFEITTDGQALILTPLKNPKGGEAFGVALEKVNTRYARALKKLAE, encoded by the coding sequence ATGGTAAAGCAACTGACGAAACACGGAAACAGCATGGCGATGGTTATCGACAAACCGATTCTTGAATTGATCGGTGCCGATGCCGATACTCCGTTTGAAATCACGACGGATGGTCAGGCGCTCATTCTCACGCCGTTGAAAAATCCCAAAGGGGGCGAGGCGTTCGGTGTGGCGCTTGAAAAGGTGAATACCCGTTATGCCAGGGCGTTGAAAAAACTTGCAGAATAG
- a CDS encoding type II toxin-antitoxin system death-on-curing family toxin → MRFLDLHEVLHIHRDQITRYGGTLGVRDMGLLTSAIAMPTAMFKGDFLHTDIYEMAAAYLFHLVRNHPFLDGNKRVGAVSAIVFLALNGYDFEAPENDLVEMVYGVARSEFEKSDVALFMRRWSVKW, encoded by the coding sequence ATGAGATTTCTGGACCTTCACGAGGTTCTGCACATCCATCGCGATCAGATCACCCGTTATGGCGGAACGCTCGGCGTCCGGGATATGGGCCTGCTCACCTCGGCGATTGCCATGCCGACGGCGATGTTCAAAGGCGATTTTCTGCATACCGACATTTATGAAATGGCTGCGGCATACCTTTTCCACTTGGTGAGGAATCACCCGTTTCTTGACGGAAACAAACGGGTTGGCGCGGTGTCAGCCATCGTTTTCCTCGCGTTGAACGGATACGATTTCGAAGCGCCGGAAAATGATCTCGTCGAAATGGTTTACGGCGTGGCGAGAAGTGAGTTTGAAAAATCTGATGTTGCGCTGTTTATGAGGAGATGGAGCGTGAAATGGTGA